A region from the Candidatus Methylomirabilota bacterium genome encodes:
- a CDS encoding recombinase family protein, translated as MSRAALYLRVSTRDQSADNQEHELRRWAGRLSFHVVRVYADTASGARTWTTRRS; from the coding sequence ATGAGCCGCGCGGCCCTCTACCTCCGCGTGTCCACGCGAGACCAAAGCGCGGACAATCAGGAGCACGAGCTGCGCCGCTGGGCGGGGCGCCTCAGCTTCCACGTCGTGCGCGTCTACGCTGACACGGCGAGCGGGGCGCGGACGTGGACTACGCGCAGATCGTAA